A stretch of Pseudomonas sp. 7SR1 DNA encodes these proteins:
- a CDS encoding retention module-containing protein, which translates to MAALIGTVSKVIGQVFAQATGGLRRPLVEGDRLYAGEHLVTGAEGAVAVQLANGQELTLGRESDLTLTSQLLARQAPGVETPEAAAPSDAQLTDVQKLQQAIAAGADPTQTGEATAAGPGAGNAPGGLGGGHSFVLLEEVGGAVDPSIGFPTAGFNGIPEFPLLRLAGDADDGDDGTVPPVTPETSDNPVTLDGLTVEGGELTADEASLSDGSASNPAALVQSGTFTINAPDGLSSLSIGGISVIAGGVPAGFPQSITTALGNTLTITGYNPATGVVSYSYTLTDNETHPAGAGPNTLTEQFPVVAVDNDGDSANGTLDVNITDDVPQAIDDSHVSTASESLVTLTGNVLPNDHQGADRIPTGPDSGPIIGGTFTGTYGTLVLNPNGTYTYTLNTSDPQFVALHGGGSGTETFTYTLTDADGDTSTANLVLQVHNNDDPVIIQGLDTEGGELSVREQHLADGTSPDAPALTQSGTFTVTALDGVQNLSVGGITVVSGGVAAGFPQSITTALGNTLTITGFNAVTGVVSYSYTLLDNEAHPNASGANSLSEQFAVVVTDDNGTTATGNLDVNIVDDLPQAVDDSNAGTASETQLTLSGSVLTNDSQGADNVASGPITPGTFTGTYGTLVLNADGSYTYTLNTSDPQFVALHGGGSGTETFTYTLTDADGDTSTANLVLQVHNNDDPVIIQGLDTEGGELTVREQHLADGTSPDAPALTQSGTFTVTALDGVQNLSVGGITVVSGGVAAGFPQSITTALGNTLTITGFNAVTGVVSYSYTLLDNEAHPNASGANSLSEQFAVVVTDDNGTTATGNLDVNIVDDLPQAVDDSNAGTASETQLTLSGSVLTNDSQGADTVASGPITPGTFTGTYGTLVLNADGSYTYTLNTSDPQFVALHGGGSGTETFTYTLTDADGDTSTANLVLQVHNNDDPVIIQGLDTEGGELTVREQHLADGTSPDAPALTQSGTFTVTALDGVQNLSVGGITVVSGGVAAGFPQSITTALGNTLTITGFNAVTGVVSYSYTLLDNEAHPNASGANSLSEQFAVVVTDDNGTTATGNLDVNIVDDLPTAHADSASVDEGGTVSGNVLNNDVGGADGPATSGAVIGVRAGDDTSTPAVGGLNTQINGSYGYLTLDANGNAVYHSYPNTVSAPGATDVFTYTVRDADGDESTTTITIDVHESCLVATPDQDISVHEKALDLNQDGQDLAPGTVTGSDPGTTGETASGSLVGSVSGAIGAVTFALVGNATGAYGQLLLNPDGSYTYTLTSPATTTPNANDGPNVLSESFTYQATDSLGNSVTSTIVINIVDDMPEAHCDAASVVEGGTISGNVLDNDVLGADGGTVIGVRVGSDTSSPAVGGLNIQINGTYGYLTLDASGNAVYHSNPDAVGAPGATDVFTYTVRDADGDESTTTITIEVHNSCLVAEPDQDITVYEKALDLNQDGQDLAPGTVTGSDPGTTGETASGSLVGSVSGATGAVTFALVGNATGAYGQLLLNPDGSYTYTLTSPASTTPHANDGPNVLSESFTYQATDSLGNKVTGNLVVSIVDDVPTAIATERSVTAVEIDSNLLIVLDVSGSMADPSGVPGLSRLDLAKQAISALLDKYDDLGDVKVQLVTFSSSATDQTSVWVDVATAKSLLSGLSADGGTNYDAAVAAAKTAFATSGQLTGAQNIGYFFSDGKPTTGQETGAADEAAWKAFLDANGIKNYAIGLGSGVSNAHLDPLAYDGSAHTDTNAVVVTDLNQLGSVLSGTVQGVPVTGNLLGEGGSFGADGGFIKSLLVDGTTYSYDPTANGGQGALVASGGSNHGTFNSLNNTLSIATDHDGTLVVNLDTGEYSYTSQTTTGSLITETIGYVVSDNDGDLASASLVVNVTPNSPPVAMDDHIITNLLSGNIVVPGELLLGNDSDANGDPLTASPTSFNTGWVARGADFTGTAGTLSFTGNNVQSINLNRSAFVANTATMTAALVVSGALGAVSNNNANDEDRLNISLKQGETLTLDHNLASGRIALEYSLNGGPFIAVNDGASFTAAADGNYQIHVTNIPNPGNGNVNASENYQLTLTVNYAGAQESTPDYHGTYTASDNHGGSDSGAVSISYQAGHTLTGTAGDDVLMAGAGDDILNAGDGNDILSAGSGNDTLHGGAGDDLLYSGTGNDLLDGGTGNDTASYAHATAGVTVDLGLLAAQDTGGAGTDTLGGSSTSSDRTSTTPSVAMAPTTASTVGWAMTCSMAVAATTS; encoded by the coding sequence ATGGCAGCGCTCATCGGTACCGTCAGCAAGGTAATCGGGCAGGTTTTCGCGCAAGCGACCGGGGGCCTGCGACGCCCGCTGGTGGAGGGAGATCGACTGTATGCCGGTGAGCATCTGGTGACCGGTGCCGAGGGGGCCGTGGCCGTGCAGCTTGCCAATGGCCAGGAGTTGACCCTCGGACGTGAAAGCGACCTGACCCTGACCTCGCAGTTGCTGGCCCGGCAGGCGCCTGGCGTCGAGACGCCTGAGGCCGCGGCACCGAGTGATGCGCAACTGACCGATGTGCAGAAGCTGCAACAAGCCATCGCCGCCGGTGCCGACCCGACCCAGACCGGCGAAGCCACGGCTGCCGGCCCCGGTGCTGGCAATGCCCCGGGCGGCCTTGGGGGCGGGCACAGTTTTGTGCTGCTGGAAGAGGTGGGCGGGGCGGTTGACCCGAGCATCGGATTCCCTACGGCGGGATTCAACGGGATTCCCGAATTTCCTCTGCTGCGCCTGGCGGGGGATGCGGATGACGGTGACGATGGAACCGTACCGCCAGTGACCCCCGAGACGTCTGATAACCCGGTGACCCTCGACGGGCTGACCGTGGAGGGCGGCGAGCTGACGGCAGACGAGGCCAGCCTGTCCGACGGTTCGGCCAGCAACCCGGCGGCGCTGGTGCAAAGCGGTACCTTCACCATCAACGCCCCCGACGGGTTGAGCAGCCTGAGCATCGGGGGCATCAGCGTCATCGCTGGCGGCGTACCGGCAGGTTTTCCTCAATCGATCACCACGGCACTGGGCAACACCCTGACCATCACGGGCTACAACCCCGCCACCGGTGTCGTCAGCTACAGCTACACCCTCACGGACAACGAAACCCATCCTGCCGGTGCCGGCCCCAATACCCTCACTGAACAGTTCCCGGTCGTGGCCGTGGACAACGACGGTGACAGCGCGAACGGCACCCTGGACGTCAATATCACCGACGATGTGCCCCAGGCGATCGACGACAGCCACGTCAGCACAGCGTCGGAATCGTTGGTCACCCTCACCGGCAACGTCTTGCCCAACGACCATCAGGGGGCCGATCGTATCCCCACCGGCCCCGACAGCGGGCCGATCATTGGCGGCACGTTCACCGGTACCTACGGCACCCTGGTGCTCAACCCCAATGGCACTTACACCTATACGTTGAACACCAGCGATCCGCAGTTCGTCGCGTTGCACGGCGGCGGCAGCGGCACGGAAACCTTCACCTACACCCTGACCGATGCCGACGGCGACACCAGCACCGCCAACCTGGTGCTGCAGGTCCATAACAACGACGATCCGGTGATCATCCAGGGGCTGGACACTGAAGGCGGCGAGCTGAGCGTCCGGGAACAACACCTGGCCGATGGCACCAGCCCGGATGCACCGGCCCTGACCCAGAGCGGCACGTTCACCGTGACAGCGCTGGACGGTGTGCAGAACCTGAGCGTCGGCGGCATCACCGTGGTCAGCGGTGGCGTGGCGGCCGGTTTCCCTCAATCGATTACCACGGCGCTGGGCAACACCCTGACCATCACCGGCTTCAACGCCGTCACCGGCGTGGTCAGCTACAGCTACACCCTGCTGGATAACGAGGCCCACCCGAATGCCAGCGGCGCCAACAGCCTGAGCGAGCAGTTTGCCGTGGTGGTTACCGACGACAACGGCACCACCGCCACCGGCAACCTGGACGTGAACATCGTCGATGACCTGCCTCAGGCCGTGGACGACAGCAACGCCGGTACCGCCTCGGAGACCCAACTGACCCTGAGCGGCAGCGTCCTGACCAATGACAGCCAAGGCGCCGACAACGTGGCGTCCGGCCCCATCACCCCCGGCACGTTCACCGGTACCTACGGCACTCTGGTGCTCAACGCCGACGGGTCGTACACCTATACGTTGAACACCAGCGATCCGCAGTTCGTCGCGTTGCACGGCGGCGGCAGCGGCACGGAAACCTTCACCTACACCCTGACCGATGCCGACGGCGACACCAGCACCGCCAACCTGGTGCTGCAGGTCCATAACAACGACGATCCGGTGATCATCCAGGGGCTGGACACTGAAGGCGGCGAGCTGACCGTCCGGGAACAACACCTGGCCGATGGCACCAGCCCGGATGCACCGGCCCTGACCCAGAGCGGCACGTTCACCGTGACAGCGCTGGACGGTGTGCAGAACCTGAGCGTCGGTGGCATCACCGTGGTCAGTGGTGGCGTGGCGGCCGGTTTCCCTCAATCGATTACCACGGCGCTGGGCAACACCCTGACCATCACCGGCTTCAACGCCGTCACCGGCGTGGTCAGCTACAGCTACACCCTGCTGGATAACGAGGCCCACCCGAATGCCAGCGGCGCCAACAGCCTGAGCGAGCAGTTTGCCGTGGTGGTTACCGACGACAACGGCACCACCGCCACCGGCAACCTGGACGTGAACATCGTCGATGACCTGCCTCAGGCCGTGGACGACAGCAACGCCGGTACCGCCTCGGAGACCCAACTGACCCTGAGCGGCAGCGTCCTGACCAATGACAGCCAAGGCGCCGACACCGTGGCGTCCGGCCCCATCACCCCCGGCACGTTCACCGGTACCTACGGCACCCTGGTGCTCAACGCCGACGGGTCGTACACCTATACGTTGAACACCAGCGATCCGCAGTTCGTCGCGTTGCACGGCGGCGGCAGCGGCACGGAAACCTTCACCTACACCCTGACCGATGCCGACGGCGATACCAGCACCGCCAACCTGGTGCTGCAGGTCCATAACAACGACGATCCGGTGATCATCCAGGGGCTGGACACTGAAGGCGGCGAGCTGACCGTCCGGGAACAACACCTGGCCGATGGCACCAGCCCGGATGCACCGGCCCTGACCCAGAGCGGCACGTTCACCGTGACAGCGCTGGACGGTGTGCAGAACCTGAGCGTCGGCGGCATCACCGTGGTCAGCGGTGGCGTGGCGGCCGGTTTCCCTCAATCGATTACCACGGCGCTGGGCAACACCCTGACCATCACCGGCTTCAACGCCGTCACCGGCGTGGTCAGCTACAGCTACACCCTGCTGGATAACGAGGCCCACCCGAATGCCAGCGGCGCCAACAGCCTGAGCGAGCAGTTTGCCGTGGTGGTTACCGACGACAACGGCACCACCGCCACCGGCAACCTGGACGTGAACATCGTCGATGACCTGCCCACTGCCCACGCCGACTCCGCTTCGGTGGACGAGGGAGGGACGGTCAGTGGCAACGTACTGAACAACGATGTGGGCGGTGCCGACGGCCCGGCCACCAGCGGCGCGGTGATCGGTGTCCGTGCCGGCGACGATACTTCGACCCCGGCCGTGGGCGGCCTCAATACCCAGATCAACGGCAGCTACGGTTACCTCACCCTGGATGCCAACGGCAACGCGGTCTATCACAGCTACCCGAACACGGTCAGCGCCCCTGGCGCCACCGATGTGTTCACCTACACCGTGCGCGACGCCGACGGCGATGAAAGCACCACCACCATCACCATCGACGTGCATGAAAGCTGCCTCGTCGCGACGCCGGACCAGGACATCAGCGTCCATGAAAAGGCCCTCGACCTGAACCAGGACGGCCAGGACCTGGCTCCCGGCACGGTCACCGGCAGCGACCCTGGCACCACTGGCGAAACCGCCAGCGGCAGCCTGGTGGGATCGGTCAGCGGTGCCATCGGCGCCGTGACGTTCGCCTTGGTCGGCAACGCCACTGGCGCCTACGGGCAACTGCTGCTCAACCCGGACGGCTCCTATACCTATACGCTGACATCACCGGCCACGACCACGCCCAACGCCAATGACGGCCCGAACGTCCTGAGCGAAAGCTTCACCTATCAAGCCACGGACTCCCTGGGCAACTCGGTCACCAGCACCATCGTCATCAACATCGTCGATGACATGCCCGAGGCGCATTGCGACGCCGCTTCGGTGGTGGAGGGCGGTACGATCAGCGGCAACGTACTGGACAACGACGTACTCGGCGCCGACGGCGGTACCGTCATTGGTGTGCGCGTTGGCAGCGATACTTCGTCCCCGGCGGTGGGCGGCCTCAATATCCAGATCAACGGCACCTATGGTTACCTCACCCTGGATGCCAGCGGCAACGCGGTCTATCACAGCAACCCGGACGCCGTTGGCGCACCCGGCGCCACCGATGTGTTCACCTACACCGTGCGCGACGCCGACGGCGATGAAAGCACCACCACCATCACCATCGAAGTGCACAACAGTTGCCTCGTGGCCGAGCCCGATCAGGACATTACCGTCTACGAGAAAGCCCTCGACCTGAATCAGGACGGCCAGGACCTGGCCCCCGGCACGGTCACCGGCAGCGACCCCGGCACCACCGGCGAAACCGCCAGCGGCAGCCTCGTGGGATCGGTCAGCGGTGCCACTGGCGCCGTGACGTTCGCCCTGGTCGGCAATGCCACTGGCGCCTACGGCCAACTGCTGCTCAATCCGGACGGCTCCTACACCTACACGCTGACGTCCCCGGCCAGCACGACGCCCCATGCCAACGACGGTCCGAATGTCCTGAGCGAGAGCTTCACCTACCAGGCCACGGATTCCCTGGGCAACAAGGTGACCGGCAACCTGGTGGTCAGCATCGTCGATGACGTGCCTACTGCCATCGCGACCGAGCGCTCGGTGACCGCCGTGGAAATCGATTCCAACCTGCTGATCGTGCTCGATGTGTCCGGCAGCATGGCCGATCCCTCCGGTGTGCCCGGCCTCTCGCGGCTGGACCTGGCGAAGCAGGCCATCAGCGCCTTGCTGGATAAGTACGATGACCTGGGTGATGTGAAAGTCCAACTGGTGACATTCAGCAGCAGCGCCACCGACCAGACGTCCGTGTGGGTGGACGTGGCCACCGCCAAGTCGCTCCTCAGCGGCCTGTCGGCGGACGGCGGCACCAACTACGACGCTGCGGTGGCGGCGGCCAAGACGGCGTTCGCCACCTCCGGGCAACTGACCGGGGCACAGAACATCGGTTACTTCTTTTCCGATGGCAAGCCCACCACGGGCCAGGAAACCGGTGCGGCGGACGAGGCCGCGTGGAAAGCCTTCCTCGACGCCAACGGCATCAAGAACTACGCCATCGGCCTGGGCAGCGGCGTCAGCAATGCCCATCTCGACCCACTGGCCTATGACGGCAGCGCCCACACCGACACCAACGCGGTGGTGGTCACCGATCTGAACCAGCTCGGCTCGGTGCTTTCCGGTACCGTGCAAGGGGTGCCGGTGACCGGCAATCTGCTAGGCGAGGGCGGTTCGTTCGGCGCCGACGGCGGGTTTATCAAGAGCCTGCTGGTGGATGGCACCACCTACAGCTATGACCCGACCGCCAACGGTGGGCAGGGGGCACTGGTTGCCAGCGGAGGGTCCAACCACGGCACTTTCAATAGCCTGAACAATACGTTGAGTATCGCCACCGACCACGATGGTACCCTGGTGGTCAACCTCGACACCGGTGAATACAGCTACACCTCCCAAACCACCACCGGCAGCCTGATCACCGAAACCATCGGCTATGTCGTCAGCGACAACGACGGCGACCTGGCGAGCGCCAGCCTGGTGGTCAATGTCACGCCCAACAGCCCTCCCGTGGCGATGGACGACCACATCATCACCAACCTGCTGTCAGGCAATATCGTAGTGCCGGGAGAGTTGTTGCTGGGCAACGACAGCGACGCCAACGGCGATCCGCTGACTGCGTCGCCCACCAGCTTCAATACCGGCTGGGTCGCCAGGGGAGCAGACTTCACCGGCACCGCCGGCACGCTCAGTTTCACCGGTAACAACGTGCAGTCCATCAACCTCAACCGCAGCGCTTTCGTCGCCAACACCGCGACCATGACCGCGGCGCTGGTAGTCAGTGGGGCGCTGGGGGCGGTGTCCAACAACAATGCCAACGATGAAGACCGGCTCAATATCAGCCTCAAGCAGGGCGAGACCCTCACCCTGGATCATAATCTGGCGTCCGGGCGCATCGCCCTGGAGTACTCCCTCAATGGCGGACCGTTCATTGCCGTCAATGACGGTGCCTCGTTCACTGCCGCGGCGGACGGCAACTATCAGATCCACGTCACCAACATTCCCAACCCCGGCAATGGCAACGTCAATGCCTCGGAAAACTACCAGCTGACCTTGACCGTCAACTACGCCGGCGCCCAGGAGAGTACGCCGGATTACCATGGTACCTACACCGCCAGCGACAACCATGGCGGCAGCGACAGCGGGGCGGTGAGCATCAGTTACCAGGCCGGTCACACCCTGACGGGCACTGCGGGGGACGATGTGCTGATGGCCGGTGCCGGTGACGACATCCTCAACGCCGGTGACGGCAACGATATCCTCAGCGCGGGCTCGGGCAATGACACCTTGCACGGTGGTGCCGGCGACGACCTGCTCTACAGCGGCACCGGCAACGATCTGCTGGACGGTGGCACGGGTAACGACACCGCCAGCTACGCCCACGCCACGGCTGGCGTCACGGTCGACCTGGGCCTGCTGGCCGCGCAGGACACCGGCGGCGCCGGTACCGATACCCTGGGGGGATCGAGCACCTCATCGGATCGAACTTCAACGACACCCTCAGTGGCGATGGCGCCAACAACCGCATCGACGGTGGGCTGGGCCATGACGTGCTCAATGGCGGTGGCGGCGACGACATCCTGA
- a CDS encoding TolC family outer membrane protein yields MRVLSPLCSAVLLAMACSSHAQAMSLTEAIQSTIATHPELAQRVDSRLSANEDVKVARGGFFPSVDLNAGYGRGYSDNPSTRGQGDHHTNVLTYTQSELRLRQMLFDGFNTTNEVERTKGVVNSRAYYAQGTAQDLALRTIEVYLEVLKRRELVTLAKNNLQAHLRVNDQIGLRTERGVGSTADSDQSNARRALAENNYDTAQVDLADAEANFYSVVGRMPDELETPPSTRGEIPADLRQAQQSMVENNPYLKSAQADIQSAQSQYESAKSPFYPRFDAEAAVGANNNIGGEEGHDNNWRVGVVMNYNLFRGGSDKARLASNSHQINQAMDIRNNALRQLNEDTRLAWNAMNNARKQTPTAREYADTTARVRAAYQDQFGLGQRTLLDLLDSENELYNANRRYTEVRYTEEYSMYRVLANMGVLLSKQRVVLPADAVAQTEVKNEARLPELK; encoded by the coding sequence ATGCGCGTTCTATCCCCCCTCTGCAGCGCGGTTTTGCTGGCCATGGCCTGCTCTTCTCACGCCCAGGCCATGTCATTGACCGAAGCGATCCAGAGCACTATCGCGACTCATCCGGAACTGGCCCAACGAGTGGACAGCCGTCTGTCGGCCAATGAAGACGTCAAGGTCGCCAGGGGGGGCTTTTTCCCGTCGGTGGATTTGAATGCCGGCTACGGCCGGGGCTACAGCGACAACCCCAGCACTCGGGGACAAGGCGACCACCACACCAATGTCCTGACTTACACACAGTCGGAGTTGCGCCTGCGGCAGATGCTCTTTGACGGTTTCAACACCACCAACGAAGTGGAACGCACCAAAGGCGTGGTCAACTCCCGCGCCTATTACGCCCAGGGCACCGCCCAGGATCTGGCCCTGCGCACCATCGAGGTCTATCTGGAAGTGCTCAAGCGCCGCGAACTGGTGACCCTGGCCAAGAACAACCTGCAAGCCCACCTGCGAGTCAACGACCAGATCGGCCTGCGCACCGAGCGCGGGGTGGGCAGCACCGCCGATTCCGACCAGTCCAATGCCCGCCGCGCCCTGGCGGAAAACAACTACGACACCGCCCAGGTAGACCTGGCCGACGCCGAGGCGAACTTCTACAGCGTGGTCGGACGCATGCCCGACGAGCTGGAAACGCCCCCCTCGACCCGGGGCGAGATCCCCGCAGACCTGCGCCAGGCCCAGCAAAGCATGGTGGAGAACAACCCGTACCTGAAATCGGCCCAGGCCGACATACAGTCCGCCCAGAGCCAGTACGAGTCGGCCAAGTCGCCGTTCTACCCACGTTTCGACGCCGAAGCGGCGGTGGGTGCCAATAACAACATCGGTGGCGAAGAAGGCCATGACAACAACTGGCGGGTCGGCGTGGTGATGAACTACAACCTGTTCCGCGGCGGTAGCGACAAGGCACGCCTGGCCTCCAACTCCCATCAGATCAACCAGGCCATGGACATCCGCAACAACGCCCTGCGCCAGCTCAACGAAGACACGCGCCTGGCCTGGAACGCGATGAACAATGCCCGCAAGCAGACCCCCACCGCCCGGGAATACGCCGACACCACCGCCCGCGTACGCGCCGCGTACCAGGACCAGTTCGGGCTGGGCCAGCGGACCCTGCTCGACCTGCTCGACAGCGAGAACGAGCTGTACAACGCCAATCGCCGCTACACCGAAGTCCGGTACACCGAGGAGTACTCGATGTACCGCGTGCTGGCGAACATGGGCGTGCTGTTGAGCAAGCAGCGGGTGGTACTGCCCGCCGACGCCGTCGCCCAGACCGAGGTCAAGAACGAAGCGCGACTGCCTGAACTGAAGTAG
- a CDS encoding type I secretion system permease/ATPase: MTSMAPATPSADPRLNVDDPLLDGLLILCKLHGAAVSRASLSAGLPMAHQRLSPDLLPRAAARAGLQARVLRRKLAEISPLNLPVMLILAGGRCAVLRRWREDGQALILPSEADGGEQWVSGEELALDYSGQALFARPRHELEDLRAPLVPRVEAWFRDTLKLSRWLYSDAILASLLINLLGLMVPLFVMQTYDRVVPNQATSTLWVLAVGLLIGTGFELVLRVVRAHLLDAAGKKTDVILSATLFERITGMAMKARPVTIGGFAQSIHDFQGLREFLTAVTLTSLIDLPFALLMLVVIGLLGGWLVVIPVVAFPITIVFAMIIQARLSDTVQKSLALGAQRQALLIETLGGLETLKACSAESERQHQWESTHGALTRLDSHARNLSALATNGTLFLQQLAGMTTIVAGVYSIIAGNLSVGALVATYMLGSRVLAPLGQIAGLITRYQQARLTMRSTDALMALPQEREAGQRPLDRTQLQGALDVNGVTFHYNGQDTPALAHVSFSLKPGERVAIIGRSGSGKSTLARLVMGFYAPQEGQLLLDGLDLRQLDVADLRQQIGYVAHDLPLLAGSLRDNLTLGARYVSDARMLEVAELTGVTELARQHPQGFDRPVGERGQLLSGGQRQAVLLARALLLDPPILLLDEPTSAMDNSSEDVLRQKLHTHVQGKTVLLVTHRTSMLSLVDRLVVLDNGRIVADGPKDAVIDALRKGRVGSAAV, translated from the coding sequence ATGACCAGCATGGCACCCGCAACACCCAGCGCCGATCCGCGCCTGAATGTCGATGACCCATTGCTGGATGGTCTGCTGATCCTTTGCAAACTCCATGGCGCGGCAGTCAGTCGCGCCAGCCTCAGCGCCGGGCTTCCAATGGCGCACCAACGGCTGAGCCCGGACCTGCTGCCACGCGCGGCGGCCCGGGCCGGTTTGCAGGCGCGGGTGCTGCGCCGCAAGCTGGCCGAGATTTCCCCCCTCAACCTGCCGGTGATGCTGATCCTGGCCGGTGGCCGTTGTGCGGTGCTGCGGCGTTGGCGCGAAGATGGCCAGGCGCTGATCCTGCCCAGCGAAGCCGATGGCGGCGAACAATGGGTCAGTGGCGAGGAACTGGCCCTCGATTACAGTGGCCAGGCCCTGTTCGCGCGGCCGCGACATGAACTCGAGGATTTGCGCGCGCCACTGGTGCCGAGGGTCGAGGCCTGGTTTCGCGACACCCTCAAGTTGTCCCGCTGGCTGTACAGCGACGCGATCCTGGCGAGCCTGCTCATCAACCTGCTGGGGCTGATGGTGCCGTTGTTCGTCATGCAGACCTACGATCGCGTGGTGCCGAACCAGGCGACCTCCACATTATGGGTGCTGGCCGTAGGGCTGTTGATCGGCACTGGCTTCGAACTGGTGCTGCGGGTCGTACGCGCCCACCTGCTGGACGCCGCCGGCAAGAAGACCGACGTGATTCTTTCCGCCACCCTGTTCGAACGCATCACCGGCATGGCGATGAAGGCCCGGCCGGTGACCATCGGCGGATTCGCCCAGAGCATCCACGACTTCCAGGGCCTGCGGGAATTTCTCACGGCCGTCACCTTGACCAGCCTGATCGACCTGCCCTTCGCCTTGCTGATGCTGGTGGTGATCGGCCTGCTGGGTGGATGGCTGGTGGTGATTCCGGTGGTGGCCTTTCCGATCACCATCGTCTTCGCGATGATCATCCAGGCGCGCCTGAGCGATACCGTACAGAAAAGCCTGGCCCTGGGCGCGCAGCGCCAGGCCTTGTTGATCGAAACCCTCGGCGGTTTGGAAACCCTCAAGGCCTGCAGCGCCGAAAGCGAGCGCCAGCATCAATGGGAAAGCACCCATGGCGCCCTCACCCGCCTGGACAGCCATGCGCGCAACCTCTCGGCCCTGGCCACCAACGGCACCCTGTTCCTGCAACAGCTGGCCGGCATGACCACCATCGTCGCCGGGGTCTACAGCATCATTGCCGGCAACCTCAGCGTCGGCGCGCTGGTGGCGACCTACATGCTGGGCAGCCGGGTGCTGGCGCCACTGGGACAGATCGCCGGGTTGATCACCCGCTACCAGCAGGCCCGGCTCACCATGCGCAGCACCGACGCCTTGATGGCCTTGCCCCAGGAGCGCGAAGCCGGGCAGCGACCGCTGGACCGCACCCAATTGCAGGGCGCGCTGGACGTCAACGGCGTGACGTTCCACTACAACGGTCAGGACACCCCGGCGCTGGCACACGTGAGTTTCAGCCTCAAGCCCGGTGAGCGGGTCGCAATCATCGGGCGCAGCGGCTCGGGCAAAAGCACCCTGGCACGCCTGGTGATGGGGTTCTATGCGCCCCAGGAGGGCCAGCTGTTGCTCGATGGCCTGGACCTGCGGCAGCTGGATGTCGCCGACCTGCGCCAACAGATCGGCTATGTCGCCCATGACCTGCCGTTGCTGGCCGGCAGCCTGCGGGACAACCTCACCCTCGGCGCCCGCTATGTCAGCGACGCGCGCATGCTGGAAGTGGCGGAACTGACCGGTGTCACCGAACTGGCCCGCCAGCATCCCCAAGGCTTCGACCGGCCGGTGGGCGAACGTGGCCAGTTGCTGTCCGGTGGCCAACGCCAAGCCGTGCTGCTGGCCCGGGCCTTGTTGCTCGACCCGCCGATCCTGCTGCTGGACGAACCCACCAGCGCCATGGACAACAGCAGCGAAGACGTCCTGCGGCAGAAGCTTCACACCCATGTACAGGGCAAGACGGTGCTGCTGGTCACTCACCGCACTTCGATGCTGAGCCTGGTGGACCGGTTGGTGGTCTTGGACAACGGACGGATCGTGGCGGATGGGCCGAAGGACGCAGTCATCGATGCCTTGCGCAAGGGACGGGTAGGCTCTGCGGCGGTTTAA